In Phyllopteryx taeniolatus isolate TA_2022b chromosome 22, UOR_Ptae_1.2, whole genome shotgun sequence, one DNA window encodes the following:
- the LOC133472107 gene encoding protein PHTF2-like isoform X6 produces the protein MASKVKDAVVWYQKKIGAYDQQIWEKSVEQREIKGLRNKPKKTGHVKPDLIDVDLVRGSAFAKAKPESPWTSLTRKGIVRVVFFPFFYRWWIGVTSGAIFLLLLTLYLLQAAAALLYATIPQPHGIPATEVFGAIWLMLLLGTVHCQIVSTGTPKPAPGVGGKRRRKLRKASQMEAHREGDGSSSTDNTQEGAPHSYSASATNSLGTLFHDFWHDLCKAGSGKSKLSIDKSTETDNGYVSLDGRVTNRSSEEGLRPRHELSNRLDEARRAARGPPRHAHAAPRAAAGTKGPASDEASSEEDPDASYVALRRGVERLNADCALRKRKNAHYKKQYAAEDVPKSGAGRGSRRSSPRTRDSESTRHESETEDLLWEDFLHCAECRSSCTSETDGEGGGVPACPPAKKEYRDDPFHQGHAPWPHSSNAGLERVSAIVWEGNECKKADMSVLEISGMITNRVNLYTPGIGYQVLGNLVSVTLGLTPLAYRLARRRDSEQLTALSANELLSAALGGGSGSEALVVAMVTVSFTVRVCLTWLFFFLLSVAERTYKQRLLFAKLFGHLTSARRARKSEVPHFRLKKVQNIKMWLSLRSYLKRRGPQRSVDVIVSSAFLLTLSVVFICCAQLLHVHETFLECHYNWELVIWCSSLSLFLLRFVTLGSETSKKYSNTSILLTEQINLYLKMEKKPNKKEELTLVNNVLKLATKLLKVSDTISPTTRGRAGDVSPSVRLAGAGQSVQAVRFDHEPPAVQHHASGHPVGRVRRHFGPVGV, from the exons ATGGCTTCCAAAGTGAAAGATGCCGTGGTGTGGTACCAGAAAAAG ATCGGCGCCTACGACCAGCAGATATGGGAGAAGTCTGTGGAGCAGCGGGAAATAAAG GGCCTGAGGAACAAGCCAAAGAAGACCGGGCACGTCAAGCCAGACCTTATCGACGTGGACCTGGTTAGAG GCTCCGCGTTCGCCAAGGCGAAACCGGAGAGTCCGTGGACGTCGCTGACTCGGAAGGGCATCGTACGCGTGGTCTTCTTCCCCTTCTTCTACCGATGGTGGATCGGGGTCACCTCCGGGGCCATCTTCCTCTTGCTGCTGACTCTCTACCTGCTGCAAG CGGCGGCGGCCCTCCTCTACGCGACCATCCCGCAGCCTCACGGGATCCCCGCCACCGAGGTGTTCGGCGCCATCTGGCTCATGCTGCTGCTGGGCACCGTGCACTGTCAGATCGTTTCCACCGGGACGCCCAAGCCGGCCCCCGGCGTCGGCGGGAAGAGACGCAG GAAGTTGAGGAAGGCTTCTCAGATGGAGGCGCACAGGGAAGGCGACGGCTCCAGCAGTACCGATAACACGCAGGAGGGGGCGCCGCACTCCTACTCGGCCAGCGCCACAAACAGCCTGGGCACTCTGTTCCACGATTTCTGGCACGATCTGTGTAAAGCCGG GTCCGGGAAGTCCAAGCTCTCCATCGACAAGTCGACGGAAACGGACAACGGCTACGTGTCGCTGGACGGCCGCGTGACCAACCGCAGCAGCGAGGAGGGTCTGCGCCCGCGCCACGAACTCTCGAACCGCCTCGACGAAGCGCGCCGTGCCGCGCGCGGACCGCCGCGGCACGCTCACGCCGCCCCGCGCGCCGCCGCCGGCACCAAG GGGCCCGCGTCGGACGAGGCGTCCAGCGAGGAGGACCCCGACGCGTCTTACGTCGCCCTCCGCAGGGGAGTGGAGAGATTGAACGCCGACTGCGCGCTCCGAAAGCGCAAGAACGCGCACTACAAGAAACAGTACGCCGCGGAG GACGTTCCCAAGTCCGGCGCCGGCCGCGGCTCCCGCCGCTCCAGCCCGAGGACCCGGGACTCCGAGAGCACCCGGCACGAGTCTGAGACGGAGGACCTGCTGTGGGAGGACTTCTTGCACTGCGCCGAGTGCAGGTCGTCCTGCACGTCGGAGACGG ATGGAGAAGGAGGAGGCGTTCCCGCGTGTCCTCCCGCCAAGAAGGAGTACCGGGACGACCCTTTCCATCAG GGTCACGCCCCTTGGCCGCACAGCTCCAACGCGGGCCTGGAGAGGGTGAGCGCCATCGTGTGGGAGGGAAACGAGTGCAAGAAAGCCGACATGTCCGTCCTGGAGATAAGCGGCATGATCACGAACAGG GTGAATCTTTACACGCCGGGGATCGGTTACCAGGTGTTGGGGAATCTGGTGTCCGTCACGCTGGGACTCACTCCCTTAGCGTACAG ACTGgctcggcggcgcgactcggaGCAGCTGACGGCGCTGTCGGCCAACGAGCTGCTGTCCGCGGCGCTGGGGGGCGGGTCCGGCTCGGAAGCCCTGgtggtcgccatggtaacggtgAGCTTCACGGTGCGGGTGTGCCTCACgtggctcttcttcttcttgctgagCGTGGCCGAGAGGACCTACAAGCAG AGGCTGTTGTTCGCCAAACTATTCGGTCACCTGACTTCGGCCCGACGAGCCAGGAAGTCTGAAGTTCCTCATTTTCGACTGAAGAAAGTCCAGAACATCAAGATGTGGTTGTCGCTACGCTCCTACCTCAAA CGTCGAGGTCCTCAGCGCTCTGTCGACGTCATCGTGTCTTCCGCCTTCTTGTTAACGCTGTCTGTTGTCTTCATCTGCTGTGCACAG TTGCTGCACGTGCACGAGACGTTCCTGGAGTGCCACTACAACTGGGAGCTGGTGATCTGGTGTTCCAGTCTGTCGCTCTTCCTGCTCAGGTTCGTCACGCTGGGCTCGGAGACCAGCAAGAAGTACAGCAACACGTCCATCTTGCTGACGGAACAG ATCAACTTGTATCTGAAGATGGAGAAGAAGCCCAACAAGAAGGAAGAGCTGACGCTGGTCAACAACGTGTTGAAACTGGCGACCAAACTACTCAAGGTGAGTGACACGATCTCGCCGACAACGAGGGGGCGCGCGGGTGACGTTTCCCCGTCGGTGCGCCTCGCAGGAGCTGGACAGTCCGTTCAGGCTGTACGGTTTGACCATGAACCCCCTGCTGTACAACATCACGCAAGTGGTCATCCTGTCGGCCGTGTCCGGCGTCATTTCGGACCTGTTGGGGTTTAA
- the LOC133472107 gene encoding protein PHTF2-like isoform X5: MASKVKDAVVWYQKKIGAYDQQIWEKSVEQREIKFISLGLRNKPKKTGHVKPDLIDVDLVRGSAFAKAKPESPWTSLTRKGIVRVVFFPFFYRWWIGVTSGAIFLLLLTLYLLQAAAALLYATIPQPHGIPATEVFGAIWLMLLLGTVHCQIVSTGTPKPAPGVGGKRRRKLRKASQMEAHREGDGSSSTDNTQEGAPHSYSASATNSLGTLFHDFWHDLCKAGSGKSKLSIDKSTETDNGYVSLDGRVTNRSSEEGLRPRHELSNRLDEARRAARGPPRHAHAAPRAAAGTKGPASDEASSEEDPDASYVALRRGVERLNADCALRKRKNAHYKKQYAAEDVPKSGAGRGSRRSSPRTRDSESTRHESETEDLLWEDFLHCAECRSSCTSETDGEGGGVPACPPAKKEYRDDPFHQGHAPWPHSSNAGLERVSAIVWEGNECKKADMSVLEISGMITNRVNLYTPGIGYQVLGNLVSVTLGLTPLAYRLARRRDSEQLTALSANELLSAALGGGSGSEALVVAMVTVSFTVRVCLTWLFFFLLSVAERTYKQRLLFAKLFGHLTSARRARKSEVPHFRLKKVQNIKMWLSLRSYLKRRGPQRSVDVIVSSAFLLTLSVVFICCAQLLHVHETFLECHYNWELVIWCSSLSLFLLRFVTLGSETSKKYSNTSILLTEQINLYLKMEKKPNKKEELTLVNNVLKLATKLLKVSDTISPTTRGRAGDVSPSVRLAGAGQSVQAVRFDHEPPAVQHHASGHPVGRVRRHFGPVGV, translated from the exons ATGGCTTCCAAAGTGAAAGATGCCGTGGTGTGGTACCAGAAAAAG ATCGGCGCCTACGACCAGCAGATATGGGAGAAGTCTGTGGAGCAGCGGGAAATAAAG TTTATATCGCTG GGCCTGAGGAACAAGCCAAAGAAGACCGGGCACGTCAAGCCAGACCTTATCGACGTGGACCTGGTTAGAG GCTCCGCGTTCGCCAAGGCGAAACCGGAGAGTCCGTGGACGTCGCTGACTCGGAAGGGCATCGTACGCGTGGTCTTCTTCCCCTTCTTCTACCGATGGTGGATCGGGGTCACCTCCGGGGCCATCTTCCTCTTGCTGCTGACTCTCTACCTGCTGCAAG CGGCGGCGGCCCTCCTCTACGCGACCATCCCGCAGCCTCACGGGATCCCCGCCACCGAGGTGTTCGGCGCCATCTGGCTCATGCTGCTGCTGGGCACCGTGCACTGTCAGATCGTTTCCACCGGGACGCCCAAGCCGGCCCCCGGCGTCGGCGGGAAGAGACGCAG GAAGTTGAGGAAGGCTTCTCAGATGGAGGCGCACAGGGAAGGCGACGGCTCCAGCAGTACCGATAACACGCAGGAGGGGGCGCCGCACTCCTACTCGGCCAGCGCCACAAACAGCCTGGGCACTCTGTTCCACGATTTCTGGCACGATCTGTGTAAAGCCGG GTCCGGGAAGTCCAAGCTCTCCATCGACAAGTCGACGGAAACGGACAACGGCTACGTGTCGCTGGACGGCCGCGTGACCAACCGCAGCAGCGAGGAGGGTCTGCGCCCGCGCCACGAACTCTCGAACCGCCTCGACGAAGCGCGCCGTGCCGCGCGCGGACCGCCGCGGCACGCTCACGCCGCCCCGCGCGCCGCCGCCGGCACCAAG GGGCCCGCGTCGGACGAGGCGTCCAGCGAGGAGGACCCCGACGCGTCTTACGTCGCCCTCCGCAGGGGAGTGGAGAGATTGAACGCCGACTGCGCGCTCCGAAAGCGCAAGAACGCGCACTACAAGAAACAGTACGCCGCGGAG GACGTTCCCAAGTCCGGCGCCGGCCGCGGCTCCCGCCGCTCCAGCCCGAGGACCCGGGACTCCGAGAGCACCCGGCACGAGTCTGAGACGGAGGACCTGCTGTGGGAGGACTTCTTGCACTGCGCCGAGTGCAGGTCGTCCTGCACGTCGGAGACGG ATGGAGAAGGAGGAGGCGTTCCCGCGTGTCCTCCCGCCAAGAAGGAGTACCGGGACGACCCTTTCCATCAG GGTCACGCCCCTTGGCCGCACAGCTCCAACGCGGGCCTGGAGAGGGTGAGCGCCATCGTGTGGGAGGGAAACGAGTGCAAGAAAGCCGACATGTCCGTCCTGGAGATAAGCGGCATGATCACGAACAGG GTGAATCTTTACACGCCGGGGATCGGTTACCAGGTGTTGGGGAATCTGGTGTCCGTCACGCTGGGACTCACTCCCTTAGCGTACAG ACTGgctcggcggcgcgactcggaGCAGCTGACGGCGCTGTCGGCCAACGAGCTGCTGTCCGCGGCGCTGGGGGGCGGGTCCGGCTCGGAAGCCCTGgtggtcgccatggtaacggtgAGCTTCACGGTGCGGGTGTGCCTCACgtggctcttcttcttcttgctgagCGTGGCCGAGAGGACCTACAAGCAG AGGCTGTTGTTCGCCAAACTATTCGGTCACCTGACTTCGGCCCGACGAGCCAGGAAGTCTGAAGTTCCTCATTTTCGACTGAAGAAAGTCCAGAACATCAAGATGTGGTTGTCGCTACGCTCCTACCTCAAA CGTCGAGGTCCTCAGCGCTCTGTCGACGTCATCGTGTCTTCCGCCTTCTTGTTAACGCTGTCTGTTGTCTTCATCTGCTGTGCACAG TTGCTGCACGTGCACGAGACGTTCCTGGAGTGCCACTACAACTGGGAGCTGGTGATCTGGTGTTCCAGTCTGTCGCTCTTCCTGCTCAGGTTCGTCACGCTGGGCTCGGAGACCAGCAAGAAGTACAGCAACACGTCCATCTTGCTGACGGAACAG ATCAACTTGTATCTGAAGATGGAGAAGAAGCCCAACAAGAAGGAAGAGCTGACGCTGGTCAACAACGTGTTGAAACTGGCGACCAAACTACTCAAGGTGAGTGACACGATCTCGCCGACAACGAGGGGGCGCGCGGGTGACGTTTCCCCGTCGGTGCGCCTCGCAGGAGCTGGACAGTCCGTTCAGGCTGTACGGTTTGACCATGAACCCCCTGCTGTACAACATCACGCAAGTGGTCATCCTGTCGGCCGTGTCCGGCGTCATTTCGGACCTGTTGGGGTTTAA
- the LOC133472107 gene encoding protein PHTF2-like isoform X2, whose amino-acid sequence MASKVKDAVVWYQKKIGAYDQQIWEKSVEQREIKGLRNKPKKTGHVKPDLIDVDLVRGSAFAKAKPESPWTSLTRKGIVRVVFFPFFYRWWIGVTSGAIFLLLLTLYLLQAAAALLYATIPQPHGIPATEVFGAIWLMLLLGTVHCQIVSTGTPKPAPGVGGKRRRKLRKASQMEAHREGDGSSSTDNTQEGAPHSYSASATNSLGTLFHDFWHDLCKAGCVFSPRFFGSGRSEAACRARPPPPRRKGRKKKRPSLGLRRSGKSKLSIDKSTETDNGYVSLDGRVTNRSSEEGLRPRHELSNRLDEARRAARGPPRHAHAAPRAAAGTKGPASDEASSEEDPDASYVALRRGVERLNADCALRKRKNAHYKKQYAAEDVPKSGAGRGSRRSSPRTRDSESTRHESETEDLLWEDFLHCAECRSSCTSETDGEGGGVPACPPAKKEYRDDPFHQGHAPWPHSSNAGLERVSAIVWEGNECKKADMSVLEISGMITNRVNLYTPGIGYQVLGNLVSVTLGLTPLAYRLARRRDSEQLTALSANELLSAALGGGSGSEALVVAMVTVSFTVRVCLTWLFFFLLSVAERTYKQRLLFAKLFGHLTSARRARKSEVPHFRLKKVQNIKMWLSLRSYLKRRGPQRSVDVIVSSAFLLTLSVVFICCAQLLHVHETFLECHYNWELVIWCSSLSLFLLRFVTLGSETSKKYSNTSILLTEQINLYLKMEKKPNKKEELTLVNNVLKLATKLLKVSDTISPTTRGRAGDVSPSVRLAGAGQSVQAVRFDHEPPAVQHHASGHPVGRVRRHFGPVGV is encoded by the exons ATGGCTTCCAAAGTGAAAGATGCCGTGGTGTGGTACCAGAAAAAG ATCGGCGCCTACGACCAGCAGATATGGGAGAAGTCTGTGGAGCAGCGGGAAATAAAG GGCCTGAGGAACAAGCCAAAGAAGACCGGGCACGTCAAGCCAGACCTTATCGACGTGGACCTGGTTAGAG GCTCCGCGTTCGCCAAGGCGAAACCGGAGAGTCCGTGGACGTCGCTGACTCGGAAGGGCATCGTACGCGTGGTCTTCTTCCCCTTCTTCTACCGATGGTGGATCGGGGTCACCTCCGGGGCCATCTTCCTCTTGCTGCTGACTCTCTACCTGCTGCAAG CGGCGGCGGCCCTCCTCTACGCGACCATCCCGCAGCCTCACGGGATCCCCGCCACCGAGGTGTTCGGCGCCATCTGGCTCATGCTGCTGCTGGGCACCGTGCACTGTCAGATCGTTTCCACCGGGACGCCCAAGCCGGCCCCCGGCGTCGGCGGGAAGAGACGCAG GAAGTTGAGGAAGGCTTCTCAGATGGAGGCGCACAGGGAAGGCGACGGCTCCAGCAGTACCGATAACACGCAGGAGGGGGCGCCGCACTCCTACTCGGCCAGCGCCACAAACAGCCTGGGCACTCTGTTCCACGATTTCTGGCACGATCTGTGTAAAGCCGGGTGTGTATTTTCCCCTCGTTTCTTTGGGAGTGGCCGAAGTGAGGCAGCTTGTCGCGCTCGTCCTCCTCCCCCTCGCCGGAAGGGGCGGAAAAAGAAACGGCCGTCGCTCGGTCTTCGCAGGTCCGGGAAGTCCAAGCTCTCCATCGACAAGTCGACGGAAACGGACAACGGCTACGTGTCGCTGGACGGCCGCGTGACCAACCGCAGCAGCGAGGAGGGTCTGCGCCCGCGCCACGAACTCTCGAACCGCCTCGACGAAGCGCGCCGTGCCGCGCGCGGACCGCCGCGGCACGCTCACGCCGCCCCGCGCGCCGCCGCCGGCACCAAG GGGCCCGCGTCGGACGAGGCGTCCAGCGAGGAGGACCCCGACGCGTCTTACGTCGCCCTCCGCAGGGGAGTGGAGAGATTGAACGCCGACTGCGCGCTCCGAAAGCGCAAGAACGCGCACTACAAGAAACAGTACGCCGCGGAG GACGTTCCCAAGTCCGGCGCCGGCCGCGGCTCCCGCCGCTCCAGCCCGAGGACCCGGGACTCCGAGAGCACCCGGCACGAGTCTGAGACGGAGGACCTGCTGTGGGAGGACTTCTTGCACTGCGCCGAGTGCAGGTCGTCCTGCACGTCGGAGACGG ATGGAGAAGGAGGAGGCGTTCCCGCGTGTCCTCCCGCCAAGAAGGAGTACCGGGACGACCCTTTCCATCAG GGTCACGCCCCTTGGCCGCACAGCTCCAACGCGGGCCTGGAGAGGGTGAGCGCCATCGTGTGGGAGGGAAACGAGTGCAAGAAAGCCGACATGTCCGTCCTGGAGATAAGCGGCATGATCACGAACAGG GTGAATCTTTACACGCCGGGGATCGGTTACCAGGTGTTGGGGAATCTGGTGTCCGTCACGCTGGGACTCACTCCCTTAGCGTACAG ACTGgctcggcggcgcgactcggaGCAGCTGACGGCGCTGTCGGCCAACGAGCTGCTGTCCGCGGCGCTGGGGGGCGGGTCCGGCTCGGAAGCCCTGgtggtcgccatggtaacggtgAGCTTCACGGTGCGGGTGTGCCTCACgtggctcttcttcttcttgctgagCGTGGCCGAGAGGACCTACAAGCAG AGGCTGTTGTTCGCCAAACTATTCGGTCACCTGACTTCGGCCCGACGAGCCAGGAAGTCTGAAGTTCCTCATTTTCGACTGAAGAAAGTCCAGAACATCAAGATGTGGTTGTCGCTACGCTCCTACCTCAAA CGTCGAGGTCCTCAGCGCTCTGTCGACGTCATCGTGTCTTCCGCCTTCTTGTTAACGCTGTCTGTTGTCTTCATCTGCTGTGCACAG TTGCTGCACGTGCACGAGACGTTCCTGGAGTGCCACTACAACTGGGAGCTGGTGATCTGGTGTTCCAGTCTGTCGCTCTTCCTGCTCAGGTTCGTCACGCTGGGCTCGGAGACCAGCAAGAAGTACAGCAACACGTCCATCTTGCTGACGGAACAG ATCAACTTGTATCTGAAGATGGAGAAGAAGCCCAACAAGAAGGAAGAGCTGACGCTGGTCAACAACGTGTTGAAACTGGCGACCAAACTACTCAAGGTGAGTGACACGATCTCGCCGACAACGAGGGGGCGCGCGGGTGACGTTTCCCCGTCGGTGCGCCTCGCAGGAGCTGGACAGTCCGTTCAGGCTGTACGGTTTGACCATGAACCCCCTGCTGTACAACATCACGCAAGTGGTCATCCTGTCGGCCGTGTCCGGCGTCATTTCGGACCTGTTGGGGTTTAA